CTGCTGCCGCAGCGTGAAGCTGTGCAGCATCACGGCATCCTGCCGGGAAGCGCCGGAGTCAGCCAGGGAATGGCGGGAtgccagccccggcagcccccCCGGCACTCACCCACTCGTCCTGCAGGGCTTTCAGGATGGCCGGGATGCTGGTGGCCGAGGGGGGCTTGGGGCGGATCGGGTGGGCGACTGGAAGAAAGATGGACACGTCACCCGTGTCCCCGGTATCCCTATGGCTCGCCCTTGCCTTTCCCGTTTCACCATCCCTCCTTTAGCCTCTCTCTCCCAGCCTCCACAGCTGAGTTAGGCATCTCAGCCCCAGCTCggcaaaccccaaaacacctcGGGCACCGCCATTCCCGACCCTGGAGCCGCCGCCCCCGGGAGGGCCGCTTTTCCCGGGAGAACCTTTCCCATGCCCGTTCCCGATCCCGGCACCTTTGATGTCGATGAGCTGCTCCTCGGACAGCGGCTGGTTGTTGACAGGGTCGGTGCCGTTCTCCGCGATGTATTTCTCGATCAGCCGCCGCTCGTACACGTGGTTGGACACCGGCGACACACACGGGTGCTCCGGGACCTCGTTGGAAACTGcgggggaaagggaaggataGGATGGGACGGGAACGGGGGTTTGGGAACCCCCAGCGGGGTGCTCTCCCGGTGACCCCGGCTGTCCCCGCCCCGCAGCCCGGGATCCCCCATTCGGTAACTCTCGCCCCCGCGCACTCCCGCGGCCGCTCTCTCTCCGCACTCACTGGAGCAGATGAGCGCCATGGCGGAGGCCGGGCGGTCGCGGCGCTCCGGTTACGGCCCCGCTGCCCTTCCGAGGCTGTTTCCGGTTCTCCTTTCCGGTCCGGGGTCCCGGTTCCGGTTCCGGTTGGCGCGCGCggcccccgcgccgctcccgaGCGCTCAcgcgggcgccgccgccgccggaaCCGGAAGCGCTCCCGGCATCCCCCGCGCTCCCCCCGCCGGCGGGAACGGCGCTTCCCGGCGTGCAccgcgcgccgccgcccgcctcCGGCTGTTGCCATGGTGACCGCGTTCCCGCCATGCACTGCGGCGGCCCCGGGGACTACAGCTCCCGGCGTGCCCCGCGGCGGAGCCGAGGGAAGCCCCGGTGAGGGGGGGTCGGGGGGGAccccggggtggggggtggAATTCGGGGAAAATTGGAGGAAATTCGGGGAAAGCCGGGGGGaaatggaggggaaaatgggCGGTGGGGGGCTCCAGGGGGGGATAGGCGGGATGAGGGAGCCGCGGTGGGGGTTCCTAGGGGGGGGATCCCGGGGGGACCGGGGGGATCCGgagaggtggggggggggcagtgggaggtgggTACAGAGGGGCCTGGGGGGATCCTGGGGGGATCAGCGGGATCCCGGAGACCGCGGAGATGTGGGTGGGGTGCGcacagagggatttggggatccaAAGTGGGCACTGGGGAGATCCAGGGAAGATtgcggggattttggggatcgTGAAGGGTGGAGGGCCCTGAGCGGAGGGGCGGGCACAGGGGCGATCGGGGGTTCCAGGGGAATGGGGGGAACTGGGTGGGGCTGGGCACACTTGGACTGGGGAGATCCCAGGGGGATTGGGGAGAAGTGGGGAGCACGGGGGGTCCCGGgagtggcagtggtggcagtgTCCCATCCCGGAGCACCCCGCTCCCTCCTTTGGGAAGGGGTGCCCCCCCTTCCCAGCCAGGCCCGGTGCCCTTGGCTGTGTCCCGCGGACTGTTGTCGATCCCAAAAATAGCCAGGACACCCAGGCCTGTGCTGAGGGGGGGCATGGAACTGGGCTCTGGGGCCTCCagcctcccctcctgcctgggggaccccaaaaccagcaagtggaccccaaaaccagcagggtttccccctcccagctcccccacATCTCTCTTTCCCCACAGATCCCGGGTTCCAGGATGGGCAGTGCCATGGGGCACTGGGCTCTGCTAGCCGTGCTGCTGTGGATCCCATTCCTCATGGGATCAGCAGGGGATGGAGCCAAGGATGGCCAGGAGGGATTCCGGGGACACGTCACCACCTCTGATGACCTGCTGCTCCGGCTGGGAAGATCCACTTGGGACACCCTGGAGAACTGGGTGGGACGCCAGCCCCTGCAGATGGTGGCGGAGGTGGGATCCTGATTCCCAAACCTTCCCTGGAGTTCCTTgtgcagggacatgggggggtctgcattctcttttcctgcttccttATCCCGTCTTTCCCCACAGAGCCTCTCCACCACCCTCTGGATCGTTTCCTCTGGGATCTCAGCAGCCCTGACCACGCTCTGTGGGATCCTGGGGGATCTCCTGGCCGCTTCCAGCATCAGCGGTGAGTGGGACTCACCCCGTGGGACGGCTCCGGCGCCCATTCCTGgtgccactgccaccactgACTCCCAGATCCCATTCCCAGGCCACCGGCTGGTCCGAGCGGCAGCGCTGGCTCCCGGAGAAGTCCAGAGGGTGCTCCTGTGGGCAGTGGCCGCCCTGGCGGGATCCTGGGTGCTAGCCCGGCTTCgagggctgctgctcccactgctccgTGGCttgaagcttttctttttcctcgGAGCCTTCCTGCATGTGGCCGCTTCCCAGGAGAGCCCCACGGTGCAGGCGGGAATGCTGCTGGGCCTGTGGGTGCTCTacaccttcctgggcagcctggtgGCATCCCCGGATCCCAGCGCCAGGCTGGATGCGGCCGTCAAGAGCCTGGAGTGGAAGGTGGAGGAGCTGCGGCGGCGCCAGAAGTTTGGGGGGCCCCGGAACCGGGAGGATTGAGCCCCCCTAAAGCTTCCCCAGAGCTTGGCTCCGTCATCCCAAGCATCCCAAGCATGTGTCCCCTCGCTCCACTGAGCCCCCTGTACCccctcctctgcttcccagttctcccaggGGTCCTGGGAGCCTCCCATCCATCTGGGAGCACCCCAGAATCAGGGGCTGTGCCTTGCCACATGTGCCACAAGTGCCTTCACCCCAAAAGCCACCCACACACCACAAATGTGGGAGAGGAGCTCCCACATTCCCTGCTCACTGGGGATGTTGTCCCAGCCCAGCCGGCTTGGGGTGCAGAGGGgatcccattccccatcccGGGGGCTCTGCTTGTTTTGGGGTCCCCGCACTGTCAGGTTTTGGGTtttaagctgctttttaaaCGGTTTTGATAATGTGGTTTGGAATAAAGACTGATTTATCTGGCCTGGCCCCACTGCTTTCCCATGGGAAGGGGGTCAGGCTCAGAGCCGCCCACCCAGTCCATACCCCCGGGGTGGGaaggggggaggaggaagagcaggaggaggaggaggagggtggtTTGTCCATGCCAGGATCCCACcgctctccagctgctcctgctgtgcttcccGCTCGCTCTGTGCCCCTCGCCATGGATGTCCTTGTCCTTCCCCCTGTCCCCGGTATCCCTGGtggaacagggaaaaatggATGGCAGCTGAGGGAAGAATTCCcaccctcctgctctgctccggGGGTCTCCGTGTGGCTTGGGGTGTCCGGTGCTgggtggggctgggaatgggatgaggAGCAGGGATTGGCATggggatgaggaagaggagcagagatggggacGAGGAGTGGGATGAGGGTCAGaatggggagcagggatggtaATGGGGAGTGGGGTGAGGATGAGAATGGGGAGCAGGGCGGGgaatgaggagcaggagggggagCAGCGCTGGGAATGGCgagtgggatgggatgtggCTCgggctgtggagcaggagcCGGAGCACCGGGCTCGGCCGTGCTTTAGGACCCGGCGGGACGAGGCGGCGCCGGTGCCGGTCCCGCCCCGGCCCCATTGTCTCGGCGCGGGGGCGGAGGGACGGGGAGGCACCGGCGAAGCGACAGGAGGCAccggcggcaccggcaccggcggCACCGGCGGACGGACCGAGCCCCCCGGCCATGGCCTCGGCGCTCCGGCTGCCGCTGCTGGCCGCCGCCCTGCTCTGCGCCCCGGGTAAGTGGGAACGGCACCGGGAATGGCATCGGGAACGGCAGCTGGCACCAGGAACGGCACCGGGCACCGACCCCGACCCTGCTCCGCAGCCCTCCCGCCGTCCTGCCGGGATCCACTCCCGCGTGGTTCCGCAACCCGGGTCGATTCTCCCCTTTCCCCACGTTGGAGATCCCTCCGTTCCGCCGGGATCCCGGGAGCCGGGGCGACCTcaccccctcctcctccttctccgCGTTCCCCGGGATCCGTGCCCCCTCCACCGCCTGGGATCCCGAGGGGATCGCCCGGGAAACGTGCGATCCGCTGGGATCTTGAGGGGGGAATCTCCTCCCAGTCCCCACGGGAACCCGCCGCCCGAGGGATTCCCCTTCCCCCCGGTTCCCGGGATCTGCCTGGCCTCTGTCCCCGCACACCTGATCCCCTAGGTGGGATCAATTCCCGGCCGTGAGGAAGCCCTGCCCGGGcatccaggtgggatctgcTCCCTGTGATGAGAAATCCCTTTGATCAGGGCACCATGAGAGGGGCACCATGAGCCTGGATCCCACCCTGCAGGACACGGTTCCAACCCTCTCCTCAGTGGGGAATGCATTCCTACAGGGAACAGCCAGGACTGGGGGAACCGAGTGGTCCCCCCACTCCTGATGCAGGGATGCGATAACCCTGGGATGGGATAACCCTGGGACGGggcagccatggcaggggtgacCTCAGAATGCGGTGGCCCAGGCAAGGGGTCaccctgtgtgctgctgcaaaGGTGGGCACAAAGACCCCCACTTGCCACTCTTGTGCACCCCATTCCCATCCTTGTCCCTGCAGTGAGGGGTGACGGGGAGCCCCCGGATCCCGTGTTCCTGCCGGCGGAGCTGGAGGTCCTTGGGGTGCCCGAGTCCTACCGGCTGCAGAGGGTGGATCAGGACGTGGCCCCCAACTCTTCCCTGCACACCCGCTCCGAGACATTCCTGCTGCTTCGTGCCGGATCCCAGGCCCTGGTCCAGGCCACCTACCCCCCGTTCAGCATCCGCCAGGTAACCAGGACTCCTGTGTCCCCTGGGCCGCCCCAGGTGGGGGGTGTCCTGGCCCCCACCACCATCCTGGTGTCCTTACAGGAGGTGTCCGTGGAGAGCCCCCGCGGCTCAGCAGCTTGGGCCATCCGCGCCGTGTCCCTGGAGAGCTCGGTGTCCCCTGCTGAGCCTGTGGCACGTGTCCTCTTCCATCTGCACGGGCCCGACTGGATGCCTGGGAAGCAGGATCATGCTGGGACCCAGAATCATCCCAAGGACTGGGACCATCCTGGGGTCTGGGATCACCCTGAAGTCCGGGACCATCCCAGGGAGCAGGACCACCCTGGGGTCCGGGATCACCCCAGGAACCGCGATCACCCTGGGGATCACGACCACCCCAGGGACCAGGAccaccctgagcagcaggaccACCACAGAGTCTGGGATCACCCCAAGCGGGATCACCCCAAAGATCGGCACTATCCTGGGATCCACGATCACTCCAAGTACTGGGACCACCTCAAGGACCAGGACCACCGTGAGCAGCAGGACCACCCTGGGAACTGGGATTCTTCAAGGGATTGGGATCACTCCAGAGCTCAGGATCtcccctgtgtcaccctccATGCTCACCACCGTGGGCGGGTGGCCCAGGGGACATGTCGCCTGCAGGTCAGTGCCCCCCTGGGGCCCCTGGGGACCCACAGCTCCCCCCAGCCTAATTCCAGGACCCCCTCTTCCCTGCAGGCCCCACTGGGCGTGTGCGTGGTGGAGCTGGAGATCCCTCCACGCTGGTTCTCCCTGGGATCCCTCCATTCCCACCGGAGCCGCCGGCGGGATTCCGACCTCGCGGAGCCTCCGGAGCGCCCAGAACCGGCTGAGCTGCGCTACAGCATGGGGGAGTGCGGGGGTCGGGAGCAGGAGGCTCCCAGAATCCTTGGAATGCTGGAGCTGCGGGCAGGAGAGCCGGAGCGGCGGCAGGAGGTGCGGCTGGACGAGAAGGTGCTGCTgcgtgtccccaatgtccccctgCGGCCCGGGCAGCACTTCATGGCCACCATCGCCCTGCGCCACAACTTCACCGCCAACAGCCTGACCCTGAGGTGAGAgcggggacaatggggacagcgggacagtgtgggacactgtgtgacactgtgtgaaAGTGTGTGACAGTGAGTGGAAGTGTGTGACTGTGAGTGACTGACACTGTGCGCCAGTCTGTGACATTGTGTGGCAATTTGTGGCAGTATGTGAACATTTGATACCGTGTGCGCTGAGTGACATTGTGTGACACTACCTGATACCAGCTGACAGGATCTGATACTGTGTGACATTGTGTGACTGTGAGTGACACTGTGTGACATTGTGTGACTGTGAGTGACACTGTGTCGCAGCGAGTGACACCGAGTGATTGTGAGTGATGCTGTGGGACACCGTCTGACACCACCTGACATCGTGTGACACTGTTTAACACTGTGTGACAATTTGGGGCATTGTGTGACATCTGCGTGACACTGTGTGCTCCCACAGGATCAAGGCCAAGAAGGGCCTGCAGGTGGTCTCCGCCCATCCCACAATTCCCAGTGCCTGGAGCGTGCACCTGGAGCGTTCCCGTGGTCCCAAGCACTCCACGGCTGTGGTGACATGCCGGCGACTTGGAGACATCCCTGCCATCCATGACAGCTCCAGGTAGGGAATATCCCAATAGCCCAATCCCGGTGGGAATTATGGGTTGTTCCACCCTGATCCCAGTGCGGTGCTGCAGGGTGTCTGAGCCGGCCGCGTTCCTACACCTGGATGTGGCGGTGGAAAACGGGACGGGGGGGCTGGCGCCGGCGCGGCCCCTCACGTGGCAGGTGGAGTATCCCGGCCAGGATCCCGAGGCACAGAAGGACAAACTGGTCTGGGAAATCCAGGTGTCGGAGCGGGACGTCCGTGCCCTTGTCCCACTGGTGCAGGtgggtgtccccatcccattccagccctcCATCCCGTGGGAAGCCCCCCCTTATCCCGCTGTGCTTCCAGGAGCTGGAGATCCTGAACACGGCGCCGCTGA
This portion of the Vidua chalybeata isolate OUT-0048 chromosome 6, bVidCha1 merged haplotype, whole genome shotgun sequence genome encodes:
- the TMEM109 gene encoding LOW QUALITY PROTEIN: transmembrane protein 109 (The sequence of the model RefSeq protein was modified relative to this genomic sequence to represent the inferred CDS: inserted 1 base in 1 codon), whose product is MSAMAEAGRSRRSGYGPAALPRLFPVLLSGPGSRFRFRLARAXPRAAPERSRGRRRRRNRKRSRHPPRSPRRRERRFPACTARRRPPPAVAMVTAFPPCTAAAPGTTAPGVPRGGAEIPGSRMGSAMGHWALLAVLLWIPFLMGSAGDGAKDGQEGFRGHVTTSDDLLLRLGRSTWDTLENWVGRQPLQMVAESLSTTLWIVSSGISAALTTLCGILGDLLAASSISGHRLVRAAALAPGEVQRVLLWAVAALAGSWVLARLRGLLLPLLRGLKLFFFLGAFLHVAASQESPTVQAGMLLGLWVLYTFLGSLVASPDPSARLDAAVKSLEWKVEELRRRQKFGGPRNRED